The following nucleotide sequence is from Prosthecobacter dejongeii.
CAGGAGGCACTGGTCAGAGAAGATTTTATCAATCTTGCCCTGGATGATTTTTTCGGCGATTTCGGCTGGCTTGCCCTTGATCTGGTCTGCGGCGATGTCGCGCTCTTTGGCGATGAGGTCGGCAGGGATCTCTTCACGACCGAGGAACTTGGGGTTCGCGGCGGCGATGTGGAGGGAGATGTCTTTGACGAAGGCCTGGAAGATTTCGTTGCGGGCCACGAAGTCGGTTTCGCAGTTCACTTCGATGAGCACGCCGATGCGGCCTGCCATGTGGATGTAGGAGGCGATGATGCCTTCCTTTGTCTGGCGGTCGGCCTTCTTTTCAGCCTTGATGGTGCCTTTTTTACGAAGGATGACTTCGGCCTTTTCCAGGTCGCCATCGGCTTCCTTGAGGGCAGCTTTACATTCCATCATGGCGGCATTCGTTTTTTCACGAAGGGCCATGACGACTTTTGCGGAGATTTCAGCCATGTGTCGGGATGGGGGAAGGGGGTGAGGAAAATTACTTCTTCAGCTCAGCAGTCGCGGTGATGACGGGGTCGATCAGCTTCTGGAGAATGATGCGGATGGAGCGGATGGCGTCGTCGTTGGCGGCGATCGGGTAGTCCACTTTGTCTGGGTCGGCGTTGGTGTCCACGAGGGCCACGATCGGGATGCCGAGGCGGCGGGCTTCATGCACGGCGATGTGCTCGCGGGCGGAGTCCACGATGACGACGGCGTCTGGGAACTTGTCCATGCCACGCACGCCACGAAGGTTGCGCTCCAGCTTGATGCGCTCGCGGTTCAGGGAGGCGAGTTCCTTTTTGGACATGAGCTTGAACTCAGGCTTCTTCTCGATCTCTTCGAGGTAACCCAGGCGGGCGACGCTCTTGCGGATGGTTTCGAGGTTGGTGAGGGTACCGCCTAACCAGCGATGGTTCACGTAGAACTGGCCGCAGGCTTCAGCAGCTTCGCGGATGGCTTCCTGAGCCTGGCGTTTGCAACCGACGAAAAGGATGCGCTTGTTTTTGCGGGCGAGTTCGGAAAGGAACTCAGCGGCCACGTCGATCTGCTTGATGGTCTCCTCGATGTTGAGGATATGGATCTGGTTGCGGGAGTCGAGGATGAAAGGCTTCATCTTCGGGTTCCAACGCTTGGTTTGGTGACCGAAATGGACTCCGGCTTCGACGAGTTCTGCGAGTGCTTGGGACATGTGGGTAGTTGAGGGTGCCGATCTTTCGCACGTGGAGCTCCAGGGGAGCGGACGCTCAATGCCGGGGTGGCACAGATCCGAAAGAGGGGCGAGTTTGAGGTTAAATTCCCTGATCCTGGGCAAACGTGCCTGGGAAAAGGGGCGCAAAAGTAGGGGCAGAAGCGGATTCGGCAAGTGCTTTTTCGTGGCGCGGCTGTCACGCCGGGCGCGGGGGGGCGGGGAGCGGGGGGATTGCGCCCGTCCAGGGGGGAGGTGCCAGGGGGCGGACGGCGGTTTCTCGCGCCCCTCCGGGGCGCACCTTAGGTGGCATCGTGGGTGGTTTCGTCATCCGGGGGTTCCCGCTCGTGCCTCGCTGCACCCCCGGCTACTTTTCTTTCGCCCCTCCGGGGCGGGCTCAAGGAGTGAGGCCATCCTGGCCTCATCGAGCGGGGAAGAAGAGGGCTGGAAGTGCTCACGCCTTGCCGGTGCCAGGGGGCGGACGGCATCACTCGGAGAGTGATGGATACTGTACTGGCCGACGTGTGCGGGCTCAAGGAGTGAGGCCATCCTGGCCTCATCGAGCGGGGAGGAAGAGGGCTGGAAGTGCTCACGCCTTGCCGGTGCCAGGGGGCGGACGTGGCGTTTTGGGGCGGACGCATCACTCGGAGAGTGATGGATACTGTACCTGCGCCCCGGAGGGGCGAAAGAAAAGTAGCCGGGGGTGGAGCGAGGCTTGGCGAGCGAGAACCCCCGGATGCGCGGAATAACCAACGATGTGGTCAGAGATGCGCCCTGGAGGGGCGCGAGAAGGGCCGCTTGCACCCTCGCTGCACCCCGGGGATGTTAGACCGAGGCCACACCGCTGGCATCCCTCCAGGATGCGACCTTGGGGTGCGGCGACGTCTTTGCCCAACCAGGGGTGCGTTCGTTCCGCAGGTGGGACTCACTTGACCCCAGGCTATCGGCTGCGATGCCTCCGGCATCGGGGGACAGAGGGGGCGCACGTGGCGGCGCTGGCCGTGATTTAAACCCAGGGCCACCCCCACGGAGGCATCCAATCCCGGCGACGGGGGCGATTTTAAGGGGACGACTGACCCCACTTTTACCGGGCCCGAGACAGGCGACCTCGCCCCCCCTCCCTTCCTGAAAGCTCGCCCAAGGCGCCACCGCCCCCCCCTTTTAACCTCCCCTGTTTATGCAAGAATCCATCCTTCTCATCCCGCCGACTGACGAGCAATCCGTCTTCAGTTTCCACTTGGTCGAGTCCCTGCTGCCGCGCTTCATCACCTTCCTGGAGCAAAAAAATCTCACCCCCTGGCGCACGCCCACCGCCCTGGATAAAACCGGGCCGGATGGCCAGCCCCTTTATCAAGTGGATGTGGATAGCCCAGCCACCCAGGCCATGATGGAGGACCTGCGCCAGGAGTTCTTGGGCGACGAATAAAGGCGACCTTTCCCCCACGGCGCGCCACTTTTCGTTCGCACCTGGGGTTTAGACCGCTATTCTGCCCGCCCTTATGCTCCAAGCTGGAATCGTCGGCCTGCCCAACGTAGGCAAATCCACCCTCTTTAACGCTGTCACCCGCACCCGCAAGGCGGAGGCAGCCAACTACCCCTTTTGCACCATCGAGCCCAACCAGGGCGTCGTCGTCGTGCCCGATGAGCGCCTCGCCGTGCTCTCCAAGCTCAGCGGCTCCCAGAAACTGGTGCCTGCCGCCATCGAGTTCGTGGACATCGCCGGCCTGGTCAAAGGTGCCAGCCAGGGCGAAGGCCTGGGCAATAAATTCCTCAGCCACATCCGCGAAGTGGACGCCATCGTCCACGTCGTGCGCTGTTTTGAAAGCGGTGACATCACCCACGTGGACGGCAGCGTGGACCCCATCCGCGACATCGAAGTCATCAATACCGAGCTCATCCTGGCCGATATGGACAGCGTGTCCAAGCGCAAGTCCCGCACGGATAAAGACGCCAAGCGCGGCATCAAAGAAGCCCAGGCCGAACACGCCCTGTGTGAAAAATTGCTGCCGCAC
It contains:
- the tsf gene encoding translation elongation factor Ts encodes the protein MAEISAKVVMALREKTNAAMMECKAALKEADGDLEKAEVILRKKGTIKAEKKADRQTKEGIIASYIHMAGRIGVLIEVNCETDFVARNEIFQAFVKDISLHIAAANPKFLGREEIPADLIAKERDIAADQIKGKPAEIAEKIIQGKIDKIFSDQCLLEQPFIKNPDQTIGDFVKSKISELGENLVVRRFVRFAVGEDLATA
- the rpsB gene encoding 30S ribosomal protein S2, yielding MSQALAELVEAGVHFGHQTKRWNPKMKPFILDSRNQIHILNIEETIKQIDVAAEFLSELARKNKRILFVGCKRQAQEAIREAAEACGQFYVNHRWLGGTLTNLETIRKSVARLGYLEEIEKKPEFKLMSKKELASLNRERIKLERNLRGVRGMDKFPDAVVIVDSAREHIAVHEARRLGIPIVALVDTNADPDKVDYPIAANDDAIRSIRIILQKLIDPVITATAELKK